A portion of the Granulosicoccus antarcticus IMCC3135 genome contains these proteins:
- a CDS encoding IS4 family transposase — translation MDPLIENLSSTTFAGKRFTRKQICTIQETCRAFPALSRRELAHTISEHLGWCTPAGKHKIQSCLSTLESLEKLGIVSLPAIDETKRPGLQKQIKPTSRSEQQPLIDEPLDQLAITVQLAADKHDIGLWNELVDRHHYLGYRRPIGPHLRYFIVDAQGRKLGCLMFCYAVKSLPCRDQWIGWQEQKYKKHLDLLVNNNRFLIFPWVKVKCLASKSLSMACKQLSDDWLANYHTRPVLVETFIDPTRFKATCYRAANWQCLGQTKGQSATKSTPGKSAKDVYVFALTRNPKPILINGPELVRKKGKAHSRNTGHTPRPLGPTDPFVQLWQNIIGTVIHVAHDFDRQWQKRQRVLNSLLIMLFIFRLVFSTNKQGYAITTAELWEQCRTLGIDLPQPTPVAASAFCNARAKLDEEVFKLLQVQILQQAKPDPKKLWQGHRLMAVDGSKLNLPRQLIRAGYKTPSDNAHYPQGTVSCLYELKTKIPIDFDLASHRDERKMAISHLNSLSETDVVVYDRGYYSYDMLHEHDKRHIHPIFRLKTTACRVVEAFANSDDIDAVVQIFPSQSKRTSIPAHDPQPDYPALALRLVKYDAGGTSYILGTTLWDQKKYSIEQLSAVYHSRWGVEELYKISKQLMKVEDFHAQSERGVKQELFAHFNLITLARLFANHSEDGFQSKSEQGESEKHAIKANFKNCLMTVARHIEALLLQQTNLLNKTVNTIIASISTCRQKLRPNRSYARCSRKPVGKWKAPKPAKLAAAKTPITA, via the coding sequence ATGGATCCACTCATAGAGAACCTCAGCTCAACCACCTTTGCAGGCAAGCGATTTACCCGCAAGCAAATCTGCACCATCCAGGAAACCTGTCGCGCTTTTCCAGCACTAAGCCGACGGGAATTGGCTCATACGATTAGCGAACATCTAGGCTGGTGTACACCGGCGGGCAAGCACAAGATTCAGTCCTGCCTGAGCACGCTGGAGTCGCTGGAAAAACTGGGCATTGTGTCCTTGCCAGCAATCGATGAGACCAAGAGACCAGGCCTGCAGAAGCAGATCAAACCGACTTCTCGCTCAGAGCAACAACCTCTCATCGACGAGCCGTTGGACCAGCTGGCAATTACGGTTCAATTGGCCGCAGACAAGCACGACATCGGGCTGTGGAACGAGCTAGTCGACAGGCATCATTACCTGGGCTACAGGCGACCTATTGGGCCGCATTTGCGCTATTTCATTGTCGATGCGCAAGGACGAAAGTTAGGCTGCCTGATGTTCTGCTATGCCGTCAAGTCGCTACCTTGTCGTGATCAATGGATTGGCTGGCAGGAACAGAAATACAAAAAACACCTGGATTTGCTAGTCAATAACAATCGATTCCTGATCTTCCCGTGGGTAAAAGTGAAATGCCTGGCCTCAAAGTCGTTATCCATGGCCTGCAAACAATTGAGCGATGATTGGCTGGCGAACTACCACACGCGTCCCGTGCTGGTCGAGACATTCATTGATCCGACAAGATTCAAAGCCACCTGCTACCGCGCGGCCAATTGGCAATGCCTGGGTCAGACCAAAGGCCAATCTGCCACTAAAAGCACACCGGGTAAATCTGCGAAAGATGTCTATGTTTTTGCACTGACCCGGAACCCCAAACCCATACTGATCAATGGCCCTGAGCTTGTCCGCAAAAAAGGTAAAGCACACTCTAGAAATACAGGCCATACGCCCAGACCACTGGGCCCAACTGATCCCTTTGTTCAGCTGTGGCAAAACATCATTGGCACCGTGATTCACGTTGCTCATGATTTCGATCGGCAATGGCAAAAGCGTCAACGCGTGTTGAACTCACTGTTGATCATGCTCTTCATCTTCCGGCTGGTTTTTTCAACGAACAAACAAGGCTATGCCATCACCACCGCTGAGCTTTGGGAGCAGTGCCGCACTCTGGGCATAGACCTTCCTCAACCCACGCCGGTCGCAGCATCAGCTTTTTGTAATGCTCGCGCCAAATTAGATGAAGAGGTGTTCAAGTTACTCCAGGTTCAAATACTTCAACAAGCCAAACCCGACCCCAAAAAACTATGGCAAGGCCATCGTCTAATGGCTGTTGATGGATCAAAATTGAACTTACCTCGGCAGTTGATTCGCGCAGGCTACAAAACGCCCTCGGACAATGCCCATTATCCACAAGGTACTGTGAGCTGCCTCTATGAGCTAAAAACGAAAATTCCCATCGATTTTGACTTGGCCAGTCATCGCGATGAGCGCAAAATGGCGATCAGCCACCTGAACTCACTCTCTGAAACCGATGTGGTGGTCTATGATCGTGGATATTACTCGTATGACATGCTGCACGAGCATGACAAACGTCACATACACCCTATCTTTCGACTCAAGACAACCGCCTGTCGCGTGGTTGAAGCATTTGCCAACAGCGATGACATCGATGCCGTCGTCCAGATTTTTCCTAGCCAGTCAAAGCGCACATCCATACCTGCGCACGACCCACAGCCGGATTACCCAGCACTCGCGCTGCGGTTAGTGAAATACGATGCTGGCGGAACAAGCTACATTCTGGGCACCACATTATGGGATCAGAAAAAATACAGCATTGAGCAACTGTCAGCGGTCTATCACTCGCGCTGGGGTGTCGAAGAGTTGTACAAAATATCCAAACAGCTGATGAAAGTCGAAGACTTTCATGCTCAAAGCGAGCGAGGCGTCAAGCAGGAACTCTTTGCACATTTTAACCTCATCACTCTCGCTCGATTATTTGCCAATCACAGTGAGGATGGCTTTCAATCAAAAAGCGAGCAAGGCGAAAGTGAAAAGCACGCCATTAAAGCGAACTTCAAAAACTGCCTCATGACGGTGGCTAGACATATCGAAGCTTTGTTACTTCAACAAACCAACCTGCTGAACAAGACCGTGAACACCATTATCGCTAGCATTAGCACGTGCCGGCAGAAGTTACGCCCCAACAGATCGTACGCGCGATGCTCAAGAAAGCCTGTGGGCAAGTGGAAAGCACCAAAACCAGCAAAACTCGCCGCAGCAAAGACACCGATTACGGCTTAA